The following proteins come from a genomic window of Flavobacteriaceae bacterium MAR_2010_188:
- a CDS encoding alpha-glucosidase, which produces MRKIWYLIFLFSFLSFSQKKISLNSPDGNIQFQFELKKDAPYYKVKFNNRLLIDDSSLGLLFKDIQLQKNLKLGKPEYSEVDTTYKLVVGKTSEARNHYNEVILPLTAKDGKKVNIVVRAFNDGVGFRYEFPKQEWKSYELVDEKTSFNISGNPTVYSMFWSSYDNSHEALYHILPFNEIPQDTLMDMPGMFNFSDKAYLSITEANLRDYAGMYLKKKDGFLETQLSPLLGQEEIKVKAKLPHHTPWRVLLIGNRPGKLIETNIITSLNEPSKIDDTSWIKPGKTSFHWWNGDIIPDTNFAPGINFKTNKYYIDFCAKNNIPYHAVIGYGGMAWYKSDASGYSVVGPNTDLTQPVKSLEMEKICDYAKEKGVAINVWVHWEALYPQLEEAFTQFEKWGVKGMMVDFINRDDQEMVNIMEEILESAARHKLYIQFHGSFKPTGLHRTYPNELTREGTYNYEQNKWRKNPITPEHDLNIVFTRMLAGASDYHLGGFRAVLPENFKIQYTRPLMIGTRSHMMAMYVVLESYLSMVADYPESYEGQSGFDFVSEVPTVWDETRVPEAKLQSHVVIARRSGSKWYVGSINNSEKKSVSFPMDFLDEGKTYNATIYLDASETDSDPNHIKIEERTFKKDDGFQFDMASGGGLVIKLEPSN; this is translated from the coding sequence ATGAGAAAAATATGGTACCTAATATTCTTATTTTCTTTTTTGTCTTTTTCACAAAAGAAAATTAGCCTTAACTCGCCTGACGGTAATATCCAGTTTCAATTTGAGCTAAAAAAAGATGCCCCATATTATAAGGTAAAATTTAATAATCGGCTATTAATTGATGACTCTTCACTTGGTCTATTATTTAAAGACATTCAGCTTCAAAAAAATCTGAAGTTAGGCAAACCGGAATATAGTGAAGTAGACACGACCTATAAACTTGTAGTAGGGAAGACTAGTGAAGCAAGAAATCATTACAATGAAGTGATTCTTCCCCTAACCGCTAAAGATGGAAAGAAGGTTAATATAGTAGTCCGAGCATTTAATGATGGCGTAGGGTTTAGATATGAATTTCCTAAGCAAGAATGGAAATCTTACGAACTAGTGGATGAAAAGACATCCTTTAATATTTCTGGAAATCCAACCGTATATTCTATGTTTTGGAGTTCGTATGATAATTCTCATGAGGCTTTATATCATATTCTGCCATTCAACGAAATTCCTCAGGACACTTTAATGGATATGCCGGGAATGTTCAATTTTTCAGATAAAGCATACCTGAGTATAACCGAAGCAAATCTGAGGGATTACGCGGGCATGTATCTCAAAAAGAAAGACGGTTTCTTAGAGACACAACTTTCACCACTTCTAGGTCAAGAAGAAATCAAAGTAAAGGCAAAGCTTCCACATCACACTCCTTGGAGAGTATTGTTAATAGGGAATCGGCCTGGAAAATTGATTGAGACTAACATAATTACCAGTTTAAACGAACCTTCTAAAATTGACGACACCTCGTGGATAAAACCGGGAAAAACCTCATTTCATTGGTGGAATGGTGATATTATTCCAGATACCAACTTTGCTCCAGGAATCAACTTTAAAACCAACAAATACTATATCGATTTTTGCGCTAAAAATAATATCCCGTATCATGCAGTAATTGGTTATGGCGGAATGGCATGGTACAAAAGCGATGCTTCTGGGTATAGCGTAGTGGGACCGAATACTGATCTTACTCAGCCCGTTAAAAGCCTAGAAATGGAGAAGATTTGCGATTATGCCAAAGAAAAAGGAGTCGCAATAAATGTTTGGGTGCATTGGGAAGCACTATATCCTCAGCTTGAAGAAGCTTTTACCCAATTCGAAAAATGGGGTGTAAAAGGAATGATGGTAGACTTCATAAATCGAGATGATCAGGAAATGGTAAATATCATGGAAGAGATTCTTGAGAGTGCTGCAAGGCACAAGCTTTATATACAGTTTCATGGTTCATTTAAACCTACCGGTTTGCATAGAACTTACCCCAACGAATTGACACGTGAAGGAACTTATAATTACGAACAAAATAAGTGGCGTAAAAACCCGATTACACCAGAACACGACTTAAACATTGTGTTTACAAGGATGTTGGCAGGAGCCAGTGACTACCATCTTGGTGGGTTTCGCGCGGTATTGCCAGAAAATTTTAAGATTCAGTATACGCGGCCATTAATGATTGGGACAAGAAGTCATATGATGGCAATGTACGTGGTCCTAGAAAGTTATTTGAGCATGGTCGCCGATTACCCAGAATCTTATGAAGGACAGTCAGGATTCGATTTTGTAAGCGAAGTGCCAACGGTCTGGGATGAAACTCGTGTGCCTGAAGCAAAACTTCAAAGTCATGTGGTAATTGCTAGAAGAAGTGGGAGTAAATGGTATGTGGGTTCCATCAATAATTCTGAAAAGAAATCTGTATCATTCCCCATGGATTTTCTTGATGAAGGGAAAACATATAATGCCACCATTTATCTCGATGCTTCAGAAACTGATTCAGATCCCAATCATATTAAAATCGAAGAAAGAACATTTAAAAAAGATGACGGTTTTCAGTTTGATATGGCATCCGGAGGAGGTTTAGTCATAAAATTAGAACCTTCAAATTAA
- a CDS encoding ferrous iron transport protein B, with protein MAKQLNVALIGNPNTGKTSVFNALTGLNQKVGNYPGITVEKKEGICKLPRGVKAHIIDLPGTYSLNASSLDENVVIELLLNKNDKDFPDVAVLVSDVENLKRNLLLFTQLKDLEIPVILAINMADRMAYKGISLDIDYLEKALETKIALVSTRKKIGIEELKDLISNYRELSTKPCLDASSIDVEYFDNLRKAFPNQLLYKLWLVITQDVNFGKTDRNRVDSLATFKTKTSSDLKRLQQKETIKRYQFINETLKIGQTIDVNSAKDLRSKLDRVLTHKFWGYFIFFVILLSIFQAIYDWSSVPMDLIDSAFASISEYIKQTLPAGVFTSLLAEGIVPGLGGIIIFIPQIAFLFLFIAMLEESGYMSRVVFLMDRIMRRFGLSGKSVVPLISGTACAIPAIMATRNIESWKERLITILVTPFTTCSARLPVYLIIISLVIPEGRFFGLGYQALTLMLLYLIGFGAAIGSAYILNKILKIKSRSFFVIEMPNYKLPLFKNVLFTVVEKTKSFVFGAGKIILAISIILWFLASFGPGKDFNGAEEIIRNQNQGNTISETEIQQEIASYKLEHSFIGITGRAIEPAIRPLGYDWKIGIAIVSSFAAREVFVGTLATIYSVGSDEEETIKNRMAGEVNPILGTPLFNFASGVSLLLFYAFAMQCMSTLAIVKRETNTWKWPILQLVIMSGFAYIVALVAYQILK; from the coding sequence ATGGCTAAACAGCTTAACGTTGCGCTCATTGGGAATCCAAATACCGGGAAAACTTCTGTTTTTAATGCACTAACCGGCCTAAATCAAAAGGTTGGGAACTATCCGGGTATTACGGTTGAGAAAAAAGAAGGGATTTGCAAATTACCTAGAGGTGTAAAAGCACACATTATTGATCTTCCCGGCACTTACAGTCTCAATGCTTCGTCCTTGGACGAAAATGTGGTGATCGAGCTTTTGTTGAATAAAAACGATAAGGACTTTCCGGATGTTGCGGTATTGGTGAGTGATGTTGAAAATCTTAAGAGGAATCTTTTACTATTCACTCAGTTGAAAGATTTAGAAATCCCCGTAATACTTGCCATTAATATGGCAGACAGAATGGCTTATAAAGGTATAAGTCTTGATATCGATTACCTTGAAAAAGCTTTAGAAACGAAAATTGCTCTGGTAAGCACCAGAAAGAAAATAGGTATTGAAGAACTTAAGGATTTAATCAGCAATTACAGGGAACTTTCTACCAAACCCTGTCTCGATGCCAGCAGTATCGACGTAGAATATTTTGATAATCTTCGCAAAGCATTTCCTAACCAACTCTTGTATAAATTATGGTTGGTTATTACCCAAGATGTGAATTTTGGAAAAACCGATAGAAACCGAGTAGATTCTCTTGCTACTTTCAAAACCAAAACTAGTAGCGACCTTAAAAGGCTTCAACAGAAGGAAACTATCAAGCGATATCAATTTATTAATGAAACATTAAAAATTGGTCAGACCATCGATGTGAATTCTGCAAAGGATTTACGCTCAAAATTAGACCGAGTGTTGACCCACAAATTCTGGGGATATTTTATATTTTTTGTCATTCTTCTTTCCATTTTTCAAGCGATTTACGATTGGTCTAGCGTACCTATGGATTTAATCGACTCTGCCTTTGCATCTATTAGCGAGTATATAAAACAGACTCTGCCAGCCGGTGTGTTTACAAGTTTGCTGGCCGAAGGTATTGTTCCTGGTTTAGGTGGTATCATTATTTTTATTCCGCAGATTGCCTTTTTATTCCTTTTTATCGCCATGCTAGAAGAAAGCGGCTATATGAGCCGTGTAGTTTTCTTAATGGATAGAATTATGCGTCGCTTTGGCTTAAGCGGAAAAAGCGTTGTGCCTTTAATTTCTGGTACTGCCTGTGCCATCCCGGCAATTATGGCTACTAGGAATATCGAAAGTTGGAAGGAACGTTTGATTACTATTTTGGTAACTCCATTTACTACTTGCTCGGCAAGGCTTCCGGTTTATCTAATCATCATTTCCTTAGTGATTCCTGAAGGACGCTTTTTCGGACTTGGTTATCAAGCCTTAACCTTGATGCTTTTGTACCTCATCGGATTTGGCGCAGCAATCGGCTCCGCATACATCTTAAATAAGATTCTCAAAATAAAAAGTCGTTCTTTCTTTGTGATAGAAATGCCTAACTATAAACTTCCGCTCTTTAAAAACGTACTGTTCACCGTGGTAGAAAAAACCAAATCGTTCGTTTTTGGGGCAGGAAAAATAATCTTGGCGATTTCTATCATCCTATGGTTTTTGGCTTCTTTCGGTCCAGGCAAGGATTTTAATGGCGCCGAAGAAATCATCCGTAATCAAAATCAAGGAAACACGATTAGCGAAACTGAAATACAGCAAGAAATTGCTTCTTACAAATTAGAACATTCCTTTATCGGAATAACCGGAAGAGCAATAGAACCAGCAATTAGGCCACTCGGCTACGATTGGAAAATTGGTATCGCCATCGTAAGTTCTTTTGCGGCTCGAGAAGTCTTTGTGGGTACTTTGGCAACCATTTATAGCGTGGGGAGCGATGAAGAAGAAACCATTAAAAACCGAATGGCTGGCGAGGTAAATCCAATTTTGGGAACGCCGTTGTTCAATTTTGCTTCAGGTGTTTCGCTATTGCTATTTTACGCCTTCGCAATGCAATGTATGAGTACTTTGGCGATTGTTAAAAGAGAGACCAATACTTGGAAATGGCCCATCCTGCAATTAGTAATTATGAGCGGATTTGCTTATATTGTAGCTCTAGTGGCGTACCAAATTTT
- a CDS encoding Phosphoserine phosphatase, whose protein sequence is MKNKVFLFSVLMLAMTANLSAQEFHQISSWEQSVNTKLESFLEGTRIIKERKVAVFDCDGTLLGQSPYYLADEALYSYAHEKYAGKKDSLSMAKMAVIDSLLNGNNVGMDYVKRRISFLSGLSTNEVQNIGEEMFHKKYEKKFYPEMKQLVANLEDYSFEIWVVTASPEILYQQFVSENMGIPKNRILGVKSVIHKGNLTGTLVQPVPQDEGKSDAIQTFIKAKPLFVAGNSRGDLEMMNESVGLKMMVNPDYTKEMKDEENKSLNGYTMQQYWQKNEAIIVTCKDTSEGNYEYVSEKLKIKRNSENGKLD, encoded by the coding sequence ATGAAAAATAAGGTTTTCTTATTCTCGGTACTGATGCTTGCGATGACTGCAAATCTCTCAGCTCAAGAATTTCATCAGATTTCTAGTTGGGAACAATCTGTAAACACTAAGCTTGAAAGTTTTCTTGAAGGAACACGAATCATAAAGGAAAGAAAAGTTGCCGTGTTTGACTGCGATGGGACTTTGCTCGGACAATCACCCTATTATCTCGCAGATGAGGCTTTATATAGCTATGCCCACGAGAAATATGCAGGAAAAAAAGACAGCCTATCTATGGCAAAAATGGCGGTTATAGATTCACTTCTTAATGGGAATAATGTAGGGATGGATTATGTGAAACGTCGAATTAGTTTTTTATCGGGACTATCTACAAACGAGGTGCAAAACATTGGGGAAGAAATGTTTCACAAAAAATATGAAAAGAAGTTTTACCCCGAAATGAAGCAATTAGTTGCAAATCTAGAAGATTATAGTTTCGAAATATGGGTGGTGACCGCGTCACCAGAAATCCTATATCAGCAGTTTGTTAGTGAGAATATGGGTATTCCAAAAAACCGCATTCTTGGTGTAAAATCTGTTATACATAAAGGAAATCTTACTGGTACTCTTGTTCAACCGGTGCCTCAAGATGAAGGAAAATCAGATGCAATACAGACGTTTATTAAAGCAAAACCGCTATTCGTAGCGGGGAACAGCCGTGGGGATTTGGAGATGATGAATGAATCTGTAGGATTAAAAATGATGGTTAATCCTGATTATACTAAAGAGATGAAGGATGAGGAAAATAAATCCTTAAATGGTTATACGATGCAGCAATATTGGCAGAAAAATGAGGCAATCATCGTAACATGTAAAGATACGTCTGAAGGAAATTATGAATATGTCTCAGAAAAATTGAAAATAAAAAGGAATTCGGAGAACGGAAAATTAGACTAA
- a CDS encoding Por secretion system C-terminal sorting domain-containing protein produces the protein MKNFYLLLFMVLCETLFAQDFLKLVEDFKMMEAKNALKLMAFEANENTSNYDIVYNRMQLNVDPAQAFISGDVTAYFRAKEVIGDITFDLAQNMNVTAVLQRGTNLSFTQNTNDELVINLPAILNTGILDSLTISYSGNPISSGFGSFEQTEHAGNEIIWTLSEPYGAKAWWPCKQDLIDKIDSIDVFIKTPRLNSKSAENIAVSNGLEISQVIDGDFKTTHYKHRYPIPAYLVAIAVTNYSVYSHTVENNGNPFDIVNYVYPENLASAQNSTGVTVDIMDLFTDLFEEYPFAKEKYGHAQFGWGGGMEHTTVSFMGSFSRNLIAHELAHQWFGDKITCGSWQDIWLNEGFATYLTGLTVDKLDGVNAFKNWREQLISSITSQPGGSVYLQPSDTLSVGRIFSGRLSYNKGAMVLHMLRKKVGDSNFFTGMKSYLDSPQLSYGYAKTEDYKNDMEASSGKDLDEFFNDWIYMEGYPTYKVEWKQLPNKDVVVKLSQSQSSASVNFFEAKVPIRFIAASGESVDLVFDNTENDQSFSEPLNFQVESVIFDPESDLISKENEISLNTELQSPNAELLIFPNPVISELYIKKPGAMRIERMALYDTLGQLLFNLNYQENLNLGSLSSGAYFLKLQTSEGTITKSLLKN, from the coding sequence ATGAAAAATTTCTACCTACTACTTTTTATGGTCCTATGCGAAACACTTTTCGCTCAGGATTTTTTAAAACTTGTTGAAGATTTTAAAATGATGGAAGCCAAAAACGCGCTTAAGCTTATGGCTTTTGAAGCGAATGAAAATACTTCAAATTATGATATCGTTTATAATCGGATGCAACTAAACGTTGACCCTGCCCAAGCTTTTATTTCTGGCGATGTAACCGCTTATTTTAGGGCTAAAGAAGTGATTGGCGATATCACTTTTGATTTGGCCCAAAATATGAATGTCACCGCGGTTTTACAGCGCGGAACTAATCTTTCTTTCACCCAGAACACAAATGACGAACTGGTAATAAATCTGCCAGCAATCTTAAATACAGGCATTTTAGATTCTCTAACTATTTCTTATTCGGGAAACCCCATAAGTTCTGGTTTTGGTTCTTTTGAACAAACCGAGCATGCGGGCAATGAAATTATCTGGACGCTTTCTGAGCCTTACGGAGCAAAAGCTTGGTGGCCTTGTAAACAAGATTTGATCGATAAGATAGATTCCATCGACGTTTTTATAAAAACCCCTAGATTAAATTCCAAATCGGCGGAAAATATTGCGGTTTCTAATGGTTTGGAAATAAGTCAAGTTATAGATGGAGATTTTAAGACTACGCATTATAAGCACCGCTATCCGATTCCTGCATATCTAGTAGCTATTGCAGTGACCAATTATAGTGTTTATTCTCATACCGTAGAAAACAACGGAAACCCGTTCGATATAGTTAATTATGTATACCCAGAAAATTTGGCCTCCGCCCAGAACAGTACCGGAGTTACTGTAGACATTATGGATTTATTTACCGATTTGTTTGAAGAATATCCTTTCGCGAAAGAAAAATACGGACACGCCCAGTTTGGCTGGGGTGGAGGAATGGAACATACTACCGTTTCATTTATGGGTAGTTTCAGCCGGAACTTAATTGCCCATGAGTTGGCCCATCAGTGGTTCGGCGACAAAATTACTTGTGGAAGTTGGCAAGATATCTGGCTTAACGAAGGTTTCGCCACCTATTTAACCGGATTAACGGTAGATAAATTAGACGGAGTAAATGCTTTTAAGAATTGGCGGGAGCAATTGATCAGTTCTATCACTTCCCAGCCTGGGGGTTCTGTTTATCTTCAACCTTCTGACACCCTAAGTGTCGGGCGTATTTTTAGCGGAAGGCTTAGTTATAACAAAGGTGCGATGGTATTGCATATGCTTCGCAAGAAAGTAGGAGATTCCAACTTTTTTACGGGGATGAAGTCTTATTTGGATTCACCTCAACTATCTTATGGTTATGCCAAAACTGAAGATTATAAAAATGATATGGAAGCATCTTCAGGTAAAGATTTAGATGAATTCTTTAATGATTGGATTTACATGGAAGGTTATCCCACTTATAAAGTTGAATGGAAACAGCTTCCGAATAAAGACGTTGTTGTAAAACTTTCCCAATCCCAAAGCTCGGCGTCGGTCAACTTTTTTGAGGCTAAAGTACCGATTCGATTTATAGCTGCTTCCGGTGAAAGTGTGGACTTGGTTTTCGATAACACCGAAAATGACCAAAGTTTTTCTGAACCGTTGAACTTTCAAGTTGAATCCGTAATCTTCGACCCAGAATCAGACCTTATTTCAAAAGAAAATGAGATTTCTCTAAATACGGAGCTTCAATCGCCTAATGCAGAACTTTTAATATTTCCTAACCCTGTTATTTCGGAACTCTATATCAAAAAACCTGGCGCAATGAGAATTGAAAGAATGGCACTTTACGACACCCTTGGTCAACTATTATTCAATTTAAATTACCAAGAAAACTTGAATCTGGGTTCGTTATCATCTGGCGCATACTTTCTAAAACTGCAGACCTCAGAAGGAACAATTACTAAATCGCTGTTAAAAAACTAA
- a CDS encoding regulator of sigma E protease — MEFVIKISQFLLSLSLLIVLHEMGHFIPARLFKTRVEKFFLFFDLKYALFRKKIGDTVYGIGWLPLGGYVKIAGMIDESMDKEQMEKPPQPWEFRSKPAWQRLIIMLGGVTVNFILAYVIYVFISFAYGDSDIKVDSLKGGYSIENPTLNEIGFRTGDKIISINDNKIVNDSDIRKYLIDANEITVERDGEMKSIELPEDFLGQLSSGKVRGLFDLRIPFLVAEVADTSANKDAGLLKGDMITSVNGKQIDFYDQLAPTLKELKNQEVPATVLRDDETVSLNLKVDNTGRIGVFAGIDPDRFEKMGYYESIQKDYTLAQSFGAGYDKFTETVGSYWGQLAAIVNPSTGAYKGVGGFKAIFDIFPATWSWQAFWALTAFLSIMLAVLNLLPIPALDGGHVMFLLYEMVSGRKPSEAFLEKAQLVGFVLLIMLVLFANGNDIFKAFTN, encoded by the coding sequence ATGGAGTTTGTAATTAAAATATCTCAATTCCTTCTAAGTTTATCCTTGCTGATTGTCCTTCATGAAATGGGACATTTTATTCCGGCTAGGTTATTTAAAACTAGGGTTGAAAAATTCTTCTTATTCTTTGATCTTAAATATGCGCTCTTCAGAAAAAAAATCGGTGATACTGTTTACGGTATCGGCTGGTTACCACTGGGAGGTTACGTTAAGATTGCCGGAATGATTGATGAAAGCATGGACAAGGAGCAGATGGAAAAACCACCTCAGCCTTGGGAATTCAGAAGTAAACCGGCATGGCAGCGCTTAATTATTATGTTGGGCGGGGTTACGGTAAACTTCATCCTAGCGTATGTTATTTACGTTTTTATCTCTTTTGCTTACGGCGATTCAGACATTAAGGTAGATAGTCTTAAAGGAGGATATTCTATTGAGAACCCAACTTTAAATGAAATAGGATTTAGAACAGGAGACAAAATAATCTCTATCAACGATAATAAGATTGTAAATGATTCGGACATCAGAAAATATCTGATCGACGCCAATGAGATTACGGTTGAAAGAGATGGAGAAATGAAATCGATTGAGTTGCCAGAGGATTTCTTGGGGCAACTTTCAAGCGGAAAAGTAAGAGGTTTATTCGACCTTCGGATTCCATTTTTGGTTGCTGAGGTGGCAGACACTTCTGCAAATAAGGATGCCGGTCTTCTAAAAGGAGATATGATAACTTCGGTAAATGGAAAACAAATTGATTTTTATGATCAGCTTGCTCCAACCTTAAAAGAATTAAAGAATCAAGAAGTGCCAGCAACTGTTTTAAGGGATGATGAGACTGTTTCTTTGAATCTTAAAGTAGATAACACCGGAAGAATCGGAGTTTTTGCAGGTATTGACCCAGATAGATTCGAAAAGATGGGCTATTACGAAAGCATACAGAAAGATTATACTTTGGCACAAAGTTTTGGTGCTGGCTACGATAAATTTACTGAGACGGTAGGTTCTTACTGGGGTCAGCTTGCTGCAATCGTAAATCCAAGTACAGGAGCCTATAAAGGTGTCGGTGGCTTTAAGGCCATATTCGATATTTTCCCAGCGACGTGGAGCTGGCAAGCGTTTTGGGCCTTAACCGCCTTTCTTTCTATAATGTTAGCGGTATTGAATCTTTTGCCGATACCGGCCTTAGATGGTGGTCACGTAATGTTTTTATTGTATGAAATGGTATCGGGTAGAAAACCGAGTGAAGCATTTTTAGAAAAAGCGCAACTCGTTGGTTTTGTGCTATTGATAATGCTGGTTTTGTTCGCAAACGGGAACGATATTTTCAAGGCATTTACAAACTAA
- a CDS encoding glycerophosphoryl diester phosphodiesterase: MKKLVLVGLGLIMISCASVPKPMFHDNIVIAHRGAWKANSLPQNSIAALKEAVRIGTHGSEFDVHITADDSMVVNHDDDYKGMLIENTLYRELIAEKLDNGEILPTLREFLVEGMKQKTTKLILEIKKTKSQERTLDLTRMAVNLVKDINAVKWVEYITFDYEAGKLVHELDPNAEIAYLNGDVSPEQAKKDGYTGLDYHFSKYRDNPQWIPEAHKLGMSINAWTVNTEDDMKYMIDQNAEYITTNEPELLFQLLDNEK; this comes from the coding sequence ATGAAGAAATTAGTATTAGTAGGTCTTGGGTTAATAATGATTTCATGTGCAAGCGTGCCCAAACCAATGTTTCACGATAATATTGTGATTGCCCATCGCGGTGCTTGGAAGGCTAATTCATTACCACAAAATTCAATTGCTGCGTTAAAAGAGGCAGTTAGGATTGGAACTCACGGATCTGAGTTTGATGTCCATATTACCGCAGATGATAGTATGGTAGTAAATCATGATGATGATTACAAGGGGATGCTCATCGAAAACACTCTATATCGCGAACTTATTGCCGAAAAGCTTGATAATGGTGAAATATTACCAACGTTACGAGAATTTCTTGTTGAAGGCATGAAGCAGAAAACTACCAAACTCATTCTCGAGATAAAGAAAACCAAATCACAGGAACGTACCTTGGACCTAACGAGGATGGCAGTAAACTTAGTAAAAGATATAAATGCGGTAAAATGGGTAGAATATATCACTTTCGATTATGAAGCCGGAAAATTAGTGCATGAACTGGATCCAAATGCAGAGATTGCCTATCTAAACGGAGATGTGAGTCCTGAGCAGGCGAAAAAAGATGGGTATACGGGACTAGATTATCATTTTAGCAAATACAGGGATAATCCACAATGGATTCCGGAAGCACATAAACTTGGAATGTCAATTAACGCTTGGACAGTAAATACTGAAGATGATATGAAATATATGATTGATCAGAATGCCGAGTACATTACTACGAATGAGCCTGAATTACTATTTCAACTTTTAGATAATGAAAAATAA
- a CDS encoding Lysophospholipase L1, with protein sequence MEKLKRISLFIFLLFFISSYSQSVIDTSYRPNTYPVQVRQFRTYPDSNNDIIFLGNSITARAQWNELLQCPMARNRGISGDTTFGILERLDEITEGKPSKIFLLIGINDISRDFPDSLIMKNYKEIVSRIKKESPNTKIYIETILPVNKSFDVYKRHYNKDEHILYINEELRKLALKMDVTLIDIYSEFLDEKNRMDAEFTDEGLHLNEKGYLKWAKILKPYMD encoded by the coding sequence ATGGAAAAATTAAAGCGCATAAGCCTGTTTATCTTTTTGTTATTCTTTATATCTAGTTACTCACAAAGTGTTATCGATACGTCCTATCGTCCCAACACTTATCCTGTGCAGGTGCGACAGTTCAGAACATATCCTGATAGCAACAACGATATCATCTTTCTTGGAAATAGTATTACAGCGCGTGCACAATGGAATGAGTTGTTGCAGTGCCCGATGGCAAGGAACAGAGGTATTTCTGGCGATACTACATTTGGAATATTAGAAAGACTCGATGAAATAACCGAAGGTAAACCTTCTAAAATATTTCTTTTGATTGGCATTAACGATATTTCTAGGGATTTTCCAGACTCGCTAATTATGAAGAATTATAAAGAGATTGTTTCTAGAATCAAGAAGGAATCGCCAAATACCAAAATTTATATTGAAACCATTCTTCCGGTGAATAAATCGTTCGATGTCTACAAAAGACATTACAATAAAGATGAGCACATACTTTATATAAATGAAGAATTGAGAAAGCTGGCGCTCAAAATGGACGTGACGCTAATCGATATTTATTCTGAATTTTTGGACGAGAAGAACCGAATGGATGCAGAATTTACTGATGAAGGATTGCATCTTAATGAAAAAGGTTATTTAAAATGGGCTAAAATCCTTAAACCCTACATGGATTAA
- a CDS encoding ferrous iron transport protein A, with product MRLNLAQLRRGERATILDVSSKHIPLKLLEMGCLPGNQVQLVQVAPFSDPLYLNVNGTHLAIRKETAIHIIIELING from the coding sequence TTGCGACTAAACTTAGCACAATTACGCCGTGGGGAAAGAGCCACTATACTTGATGTTTCCTCTAAACATATCCCGTTAAAGCTTCTAGAAATGGGATGTTTACCTGGCAATCAAGTTCAGTTAGTACAAGTTGCGCCTTTTTCTGATCCGTTGTATCTCAATGTTAATGGAACTCACCTCGCCATTAGAAAAGAAACTGCCATCCACATTATAATCGAACTCATTAATGGCTAA
- a CDS encoding protein SCO1/2, with amino-acid sequence MLSFFKEYKRFGLGFLILSGIIISIFYYILTPKEILPIYEPADINAELVDESIQHQRKYHQIADFNLINQNGESITQADYANKIYVADFFFTTCQTICPIMTKNMVEVQNSLEHKGDVMLLSHSVTPEIDDVAQLKKYALEKGVDDTKWNLVTGDKKQIYDLARKSYLAVKDDGNNDYGMIHTENFMLIDKKRRIRGTYDGTDSAEIQRLLHDIEVLKKE; translated from the coding sequence ATGCTTTCATTCTTTAAGGAATACAAAAGATTCGGACTAGGATTTCTGATACTTTCCGGAATTATAATTTCCATCTTTTATTACATCCTAACTCCTAAGGAAATTTTACCGATTTACGAGCCGGCCGACATCAACGCAGAATTGGTCGATGAAAGCATTCAACATCAGAGAAAATATCACCAAATCGCTGATTTTAATTTAATCAATCAGAATGGTGAAAGCATCACCCAAGCCGATTATGCCAATAAAATCTACGTGGCAGATTTCTTTTTCACCACCTGCCAGACTATTTGCCCAATTATGACCAAGAATATGGTAGAAGTCCAAAATAGTCTAGAGCATAAAGGTGATGTTATGTTATTGTCCCATTCTGTTACCCCGGAAATTGATGATGTCGCACAACTAAAAAAATACGCGCTAGAAAAAGGTGTTGATGACACAAAATGGAATCTCGTCACTGGCGATAAAAAGCAGATCTACGATTTGGCAAGAAAGAGCTATCTCGCGGTAAAGGATGATGGTAATAACGATTACGGGATGATCCATACCGAAAACTTTATGCTCATCGATAAAAAACGGCGAATTAGAGGTACTTATGATGGTACGGATAGTGCAGAAATACAGCGTTTGCTGCACGATATTGAGGTTCTAAAAAAAGAATAA